From a single Notolabrus celidotus isolate fNotCel1 chromosome 7, fNotCel1.pri, whole genome shotgun sequence genomic region:
- the tnip2 gene encoding TNFAIP3-interacting protein 2 — MDNLSLNTDNDMLKDRIRSYSTMNSLYHETRQEMELLNKQIYVKDNIIADLKARLGRYERIYMNVGDNESVLIGPSKSLLESLCKEICKLKRKGNEMDFKASQQEEEIQRLTIQLREKELELEKVRCQPDHEKDQEIERLRSTLEERKRTEATRAVLCSSLVEEADELRSQLGATVKVCQELLARLEKDKQAEGGVEDEAQQQKSKETTQSADMDAQVHQLQEENQKLKQRVAYVQGLNSQWQKYDSSREDYIRGLCLRLKETSGQGLIPGIGSVSTGLLHHEISRLNGLLDEKMNECERLGREKEEIRRQDRERVQTLEQQVLIYAEDFKSERADRERAQGQMQDLKEQIHQLKRQLHKQQEASRESREVVPMCRVHIGHRIASRQHKDSSKPLLRTAAEMQKQPAAAASTANPAWSERPDLSELQCPRCLATFSEAHAAEYLNHCEECAKL; from the exons ATGGATAACCTCAGCCTAAACACGGATAACGACATGCTGAAGGACAGAATCCGGAGTTACAGCACCATGAATTCTCTGTATCATGAGACGCGTCAGGAAATGGAGCTTTTGAACAAACAGATCTATGTAAAGGACAATATCATTGCAGATTTAAAAGCGAGGCTTGGGAGGTACGAGAGGATCTACATGAACGTGGGAGATAACGAGTCCGTGCTCATAGGACCCTCCAAGTCTCTCTTGGAGAGCCTGTGCAAAGAAATATGCAAGCTGAAACGGAAGGGGAACGAAATGGACTTTAAGGCATCCCAACAGGAGGAG GAAATCCAGCGCCTCACTATTCAGCTCAGAGAaaaggagctggagctggaaaaggtcaggtgtcagccggacCATGAGAAGGACCAGGAGATCGAGAGGCTGCGCTCCAccctggaggagaggaagaggaccgAGGCCACCAGAGCAGTACTGTGCTCGTCCCTGGTCGAGGAAGCGGACGAGCTACGCAGCCAGCTCGGTGCAACCGTGAAGGTGTGCCAGGAGCTGCTGGCCAGGCTGGAGAAAGACAAGCAGGCGGAGGGAGGAGTGGAGGATGAGGCTCAGCAGCAAAAGTCTAAGGAG ACTACTCAGTCTGCTGATATGGACGCCCAAGTCCATCAACTTCAGGAGGAAAATCAGAAGCTAAAGCAGCGGGTTGCATAT gTTCAAGGTCTGAATTCTCAGTGGCAAAAGTACGACTCCAGCAGAGAAGACTATATCAGAGGATTGTGTCTGAGGCTCAAGGAGACCTCTGGGCAGGGCTTGATACCTGGGATAGGCTCTGTAAGCACAGGGTTGCTTCATCATGAAATTTCCAGGCTCAACGGCTTGCTGGATGAGAAGATGAACGAGTGTGAGCGGCTCGggagggaaaaggaggagaTAAGGAGGCAAGACCGAGAGCGCGTCCAGACTCTGGAGCAGCAG GTCCTTATTTACGCAGAGGACTTCAAGTCGGAGCGTGCAGACAGAGAGCGAGCACAGGGCCAGATGCAAGACCTGAAGGAGCAAATTCATCAGTTAAAACGGCAGCTACACAAACAG CAGGAAGCAAGCAGGGAGAGCAGAGAAGTGGTTCCCATGTGTCGTGTGCACATAGGACACAGGATCGCCTCGAGGCAACACAAGGACTCTTCAAAGCCTCTGTTGAGGACTGCTGCTGAGATGCAGAAACAGCCTGCAGCTGCAGCATCAACAGCGAACCCCGCCTGGAGCGAAAGGCCAGACCTGTCCGAGTTGCAGTGTCCACGCTGCCTCGCCACGTTCAGCGAGGCACATGCAGCAGAATACCTTAACCATTGTGAGGAGTGTGCTAAACTATAA